ATATATTATAATTCAGTCAAAATTATTCAATGTGACAAAGCATATTGATATTACTAAGCCTGTAAATTCACAGGACAAGCCCTATTACAAATATCTAGTAGCTCAAGCCAATGAACTAGTGTTTATACCAAAAAGGAACAACAAGATTCATACGAGTAATAACATATTTTCATCTTGTCTTACCTTAATAACAAGTATTGTGTAGTCACCACACTTTTTTTAAAAGGAACAGCCAACACCGACATGCAGGGGAATTCGAGGTTGGAGAAGGGGACGTCTTACTGCGTTCGGCGGTGCAGAACAGGGAGGTTTCAACGGTACTGCTAACACCGAcatgcagcagcagcagcagcagcccGCCCTGGGTGAGAAGGAGAAACACCTTGTTCTTCGTACCTGGGTGGAACGACATCTCCGCGGCTGAGATTGGGAAAGCTCTGATTAACGCGCGAAGAAGCACGTCGAGGACATCTCCGCGGCTGAGATTGGGAAagctctgattttttttttggtcggtGAATTAGACAATCCTCAATACTAGGTACACAATACACACCCATATACACTCTTCACATACTTACCAATTTTTTCTCCTCAAATGCAGCTGGCTCATTGGCGGGTGATTTTTGTTTACGTGAGTGAATTTTGGGATGTTGCTGAAGTGAGGTGGACTTTAGAGACCCAACCCAAGAGGAGTTGGCAGATTTTTTGCTGAATCCTTTTTGGTTCCTagcattattaatataaaaatttttaaaaatatatttttaaataaataaaataaatcataaataatctaGTATTTAATTTCGAGAAATCTGGGTCCTGTGATTATTCATGTGGCACGCTAAATCTTGTCGCATCCCTTTGGAACATAAATGGTGGAgccaagaggaagaagaggcaatTGAGTAATAGGGGAATATCCGATTTGCGCAGGCACAGATAACATTAACAAATAGCAACAACACAACAACCATAAGAAATTCagctgaaaataataataatacgaAATATAAATAGTGATGGTCGAGTGACGAAGAATTGAAGTGATTCATTTGCCAGTTAGCGATAGCATCCATCATCCATGGCATTCTCCGTCAACACCATCACTTTTCCCAACATTAGTCGAGTCAACAGGTTAGATTACTCTAGCATACAATTTCGTTTCGTCCCAACTATGAGCAACAAAACAATCACCTCTTCCGGAATTCAACTCACTGAAGGCCAAGGAAACTTGCCTAAACTTGTTCTTACTTCACCCTCTGGTAGGTACGTCATACATGTAACTCTTTCTAAATTCTGATCAACTTTTCTCTTCAGTTTCGCTTGAATCTGAATCTGAATCTGTTGGTTGCAGTGAGGCTGAGATATACTTGTATGGAGGGTGTGTTACCTCTTGGAAACTTCCCACTGGCAAAGACCTTCTTTTTGTTCGCCCAGATGCTGTTTTCAATAAGAAGAAACCAATCAGGTGTTCTATTCATACACCCCTCATGCAAAACCATATATAGTTTCGATTTTTTCGCCGTATACTGATTAGTTTTCTGTTGGGGCAGTGGAGGTATCCCACATTGTTTTCCTCAGTTTGGTCCTGGCTCAATTCAGCAGGTATCACCCTCTAATCAACTCTGTTTTCTTGTACTCCATGTTATTCTGTATGAAAGGTAAGAAATGAGTGTGTTCTGAATGTTCCTATAGCACAGACTAGATGGGCTTTAGGAGTATACATGTATTCTGTTTTTTATAAGATGATTTTCTTTAGATAGATGCAAAAAGTCTGATTGAATTACAGTGGTTCTGCACACTTCTTTGTGGTAAAATCATGAATGCTTTGTTGACTATACTGCTCTTCTATTCGATTGTATACTAAATTTGCTTGCTTGAGTTCTTGGCAGCATGGATTTGCACGGAATATGGATTGGACCGTTGCGGATTCTGAAAATGTGGAGGGAGATCCTGTTGTTACTCTGGAACTGAAGGATGATTCCTATAGTCGCGCTATGTGGGATTTCGGTTTCCATGCCTTATTCAAGGTCAAGGGCTTATTTTCTTTAACCACAGTTCTCTCCCCTTTGCAATGCTGCCGTACTGCTAGTACTCATTCTTGGCATGTTTCATTACCTGCTTGATGATAAAATTTCGTGCTTCCTGTTTTGCAGGTCACACTTAATTCTAAGAGTCTTTCAACtgagttaaaagttaaaaatacaGACAACAAGGCATTTTCATTTACTACTGCCCTGCACACGTATTTTAGTGTAAGATTTTATATCTGTTCTTATATTTCATCATTATCATTTTGTATAGGATTTTCCCTGAGTTATGAGTTCAAATTAAGTGTCCAATCCAATGAAAATTATGTTTCTTtcaataattagtttaattaattagaattcttCTAATACAAGTTATTTTGACTCAATTTATTGCTTACAGTTAGAAATAATCATTTTAGCATTGTGACACAGGCTTCTGTGAGTGGTGCATCCGTAAAGGGATTGAAAGGATGCAAAACACTGAACAAAGATCCAGATCCTAAAAATCCAGTGGAGGGTACAGAAGAAAGGTCTGTATGTTATTTTCTGTCTGTGaattcttataaaaaataaaacatagtaCTATTTGCTATGAGATTAGTATGAAACTACTGAAGTTGCTTTCCTTAGTCCAAAGGTTGGATAAAAATCTGCACTAGCTATTGAGTATCTTCAACTATCCTTACATGTGGGATATACAATGACATTCGTTTTTTACCTAAGGTCTACTTTTATTGCCCTTATTTTGCCCGAATTTAAACTAGAGTTCTGTTACATTGCATCCACTTAGTGGCCAATTTTCACCTTTTTCCTAATAGACATCAATATAACTTATTTAATACTAGAATTGCATTGAATAAGGACTAGTCAAATCTTAGCTTTGAGTTTGTAAGTTTGCAAAATAGACAATAATCTTTATAATGCAGGGATGTGGTCACTTTCCCGGGATTTGTAGATTGCATTTATCTTGGAGCTCCTGATGAGTTACAACTTGACAATGGCTTGGGTGATTTAATATCTGTCAAGAATACAAAGTGTGTAATTTGCAACTTCtatcataattttattatttggttttccCAAGTCTCTTGCTTATGCTCCTTTGGCTCTTGCCCATGTAGTTGGTCAGATGCTGTGTTGTGGAATCCACATCTTCAAATGGAAGCGTGTTACAAAGATTTTGTTTGTGTTGAAAATGCTAAGGTAATGAATTACGCTTTTAAATAGGGTTCGATGGTTATTGAGTTTAAATGGACAATTGTTTTTGAACATATGCGTGAGCATCCTTCAGAAGTCGAGCATTCTGGTTACTGACTCTAGTTTTCAAGCCTCCCAGTTGActcttataaattttaattttatgctATCACTGTTTCAGATTGAAAGTGTCCAGCTAGAGCCAGAGCAAACTTGGACAGCTGTGCAGCATCTTAGCATTGCTTGAACCGCAACTGAGCTTCtatattgttaaaaattttttgtcttGATTTGTAAACAATACCTTATGTATTAATAATTTCCCGAGCTACTAAGAGTGTAACTGGTGGTGAGGAGTTTAtgtagttttgagagaggtcatgtctcaaaaaagaaaaatatcattgCATCTGTAACATCTTtgtcataaaaataaaagataagataatttttctttccacaaGATGGAAAACTACATTCTTCTCATTTTCATTACTTCCATTTTATTCTCCTCTAACTTCCTCCTAAACGTATCATATCTGTTCCTCAATAATATCGGGCATGTTATATATCTCTTGTATATGTGGGTATGAGGATCCAATCCCAGCAAAGAACTCGTGTTCAACCCCATTTACTGTTATGCTGCTGTATCCTGGAAGATTCAGCAGTCCCCTATGTTTGATCTGGTTTCTTACTTTAACTGCTTGGTTCCATTCTCCGGCTGCAGCAAGAATGCTTGCCAGATGAACATAGCGGCCGCTATGATCAGGGTCCATCTCAATAAGAATTTTGCCAACCTCTTTTCCAAGCTCAATTTGTTTGTGCAGGTAGCAGGCATTGAGCAGTGCGCCCCATATTACAGCATTTGGCTTGAAGGGCATTGACTCTATGAACTCCTTTGCTTCTTTCAACAACCCTGCGCGACCGAGAAGGTCCACCATGCATCCATAGTGTTCCATAGAGTGTGCAATGTTGTAAGCAGTACTCATGCTATCAAACATGAACTTTCCTTCTTCAACAAGTCCTGCATGACTACATGCAGTCAAAATCGCAGAAAAAGTTATGGAAGTTGGCTTGATTCCCGCTTTCTGCATTTGGTTAAACCAGTCTAGGGATTCTCTACCCTTCCCATGGACTGCAAAGCCACCAATTATTGCTGTCCATGCATAGACACATTTATTCTCCAAGTTAGTAAACACTTGTAGGGCTCTTTCCATTTCACCACATTTTGCATACATGTCTATAAGAACAGAACCCAAAACTGgatctatctttatttcatttATATTGATGTAGTTGTGAATCCACCTTCCTTGCTCCAATGAACCAAGGCCTGCACATGCTGAAAGCAAGCAACTCAGGGTTATCCGATCAGGTTTGATGCCGGCAACCAGCATTTGCTGAAAGAGAGACAGTGCTTCTTTGTGCATGCCTTTCCTAACAAAACCAACAATCATGGTTGTCCAAGTGATGACATTTTTCAGTGTCATGTCTTGAAACATCTTATGAGCCACGTCTAAGTTTCCACATTTTATGTACCCATCAATCATTGTATTCCACGAAACAATATCTCTAGTTGCAAGCTGGTTAAATAGGATGCGAGCCAATTCAATATAGCCTGAAGTCGCATACACACGAAGGAGGGAGTTTGTGGCGTAAACCTCAGATCCATAACCCCTTTTGAAAATTTGAGCATGGATTTGCTG
The Arachis duranensis cultivar V14167 chromosome 5, aradu.V14167.gnm2.J7QH, whole genome shotgun sequence genome window above contains:
- the LOC107487973 gene encoding pentatricopeptide repeat-containing protein At5g66520, which codes for MVAMLLMQPSVEQSQVLLERCSSLKELKQIHGQILKNGTMMHEMTASRLFASYALHKFGNLFCARMLFDRINSPNIVMWNTMIRAYSNSDDPEEALVLYHKMLHHSVPHNAYTFPFLLKACSALSAFEETQQIHAQIFKRGYGSEVYATNSLLRVYATSGYIELARILFNQLATRDIVSWNTMIDGYIKCGNLDVAHKMFQDMTLKNVITWTTMIVGFVRKGMHKEALSLFQQMLVAGIKPDRITLSCLLSACAGLGSLEQGRWIHNYININEIKIDPVLGSVLIDMYAKCGEMERALQVFTNLENKCVYAWTAIIGGFAVHGKGRESLDWFNQMQKAGIKPTSITFSAILTACSHAGLVEEGKFMFDSMSTAYNIAHSMEHYGCMVDLLGRAGLLKEAKEFIESMPFKPNAVIWGALLNACYLHKQIELGKEVGKILIEMDPDHSGRYVHLASILAAAGEWNQAVKVRNQIKHRGLLNLPGYSSITVNGVEHEFFAGIGSSYPHIQEIYNMPDIIEEQI
- the LOC107487974 gene encoding putative glucose-6-phosphate 1-epimerase → MAFSVNTITFPNISRVNRLDYSSIQFRFVPTMSNKTITSSGIQLTEGQGNLPKLVLTSPSGSEAEIYLYGGCVTSWKLPTGKDLLFVRPDAVFNKKKPISGGIPHCFPQFGPGSIQQHGFARNMDWTVADSENVEGDPVVTLELKDDSYSRAMWDFGFHALFKVTLNSKSLSTELKVKNTDNKAFSFTTALHTYFSASVSGASVKGLKGCKTLNKDPDPKNPVEGTEERDVVTFPGFVDCIYLGAPDELQLDNGLGDLISVKNTNWSDAVLWNPHLQMEACYKDFVCVENAKIESVQLEPEQTWTAVQHLSIA